One genomic segment of Streptomyces liangshanensis includes these proteins:
- a CDS encoding mycoredoxin, which produces MPGTVTMYSTTWCGYCRRLKGQLDREGIAYTEINIEQDAASAAFVEKANGGNQTVPTVVVVAPTGVDVTMTNPSLAQVKQALGA; this is translated from the coding sequence ATGCCGGGCACTGTGACGATGTACAGCACGACGTGGTGCGGATACTGCCGCCGCCTCAAGGGCCAGTTGGACCGCGAGGGCATCGCCTACACGGAGATCAACATCGAGCAGGACGCGGCGTCCGCGGCCTTCGTCGAGAAGGCGAACGGCGGCAACCAGACCGTGCCGACCGTGGTCGTGGTCGCGCCGACGGGCGTCGACGTCACGATGACCAACCCGAGCCTCGCGCAGGTCAAGCAGGCGCTCGGCGCCTGA
- the nudC gene encoding NAD(+) diphosphatase — MSSADLAHRPIGLTAPSGVDRAAHHRLDEAWLAAAWSHPSTRVFVVSGGQVLIDDTPDGRTELVMTPAFEAPVTETHRYFLGTDEDGVSYFALQKDALPGRMDQSARAAGLREAGLLLSQRDAGLMVHAVALENWQRLHRFCSRCGERTVIAAAGHIRRCPACGAEHYPRTDPAVIMLVTDEEDRALLGRQVHWPEGRFSTLAGFVEPGESIEQSVAREVFEEAGVTVGEVEYVASQPWPFPSSLMLGFMARATSSEITVDGEEIEEARWFSREDLRTAIETGEILPPAGISIAARLVELWYGKPLPKPLPQ; from the coding sequence ATCAGCAGTGCCGATCTCGCACACCGACCGATCGGTCTCACCGCGCCCAGCGGCGTCGACCGCGCCGCGCACCACCGTCTCGACGAGGCCTGGCTCGCGGCTGCCTGGAGCCACCCGTCGACCCGGGTCTTCGTCGTGTCGGGCGGACAGGTGCTGATCGACGACACCCCGGACGGCCGTACCGAACTGGTCATGACCCCCGCCTTCGAGGCGCCCGTCACCGAGACCCACCGCTACTTCCTCGGCACCGACGAGGACGGTGTCAGCTACTTCGCGCTCCAGAAGGACGCGCTGCCCGGCCGCATGGACCAGTCGGCGCGCGCGGCGGGCCTGCGCGAGGCGGGGCTGCTGCTCTCGCAGCGGGACGCCGGCCTGATGGTGCACGCGGTGGCGCTGGAGAACTGGCAGCGGCTGCACCGCTTCTGCTCGCGCTGCGGCGAACGCACCGTGATCGCGGCGGCCGGCCACATCCGCCGCTGCCCGGCCTGCGGCGCCGAGCACTACCCGAGGACCGACCCCGCGGTGATCATGCTGGTCACGGACGAGGAGGACCGGGCGCTGCTCGGCCGGCAGGTGCACTGGCCCGAGGGCCGGTTCTCCACGCTGGCGGGCTTCGTGGAGCCCGGGGAGTCCATCGAGCAGTCCGTGGCCCGCGAGGTCTTCGAGGAGGCGGGCGTCACGGTCGGCGAGGTCGAGTACGTGGCGAGCCAGCCGTGGCCGTTCCCGTCGAGCCTGATGCTGGGCTTCATGGCCCGGGCCACGTCCTCGGAGATCACGGTGGACGGCGAGGAGATCGAGGAGGCGCGCTGGTTCTCCCGCGAGGACCTGCGCACCGCGATCGAGACGGGCGAGATCCTGCCCCCGGCGGGCATCTCGATCGCCGCGCGGCTGGTGGAGCTCTGGTACGGGAAGCCCCTGCCGAAGCCGCTGCCCCAGTAG
- a CDS encoding dipeptidase, with protein MSDTPDSVVRTYIESHRAAFLDDLADWIRIPSVSAQPDHAPDVRRSADWLAAKLRETGFPVTEIWETPGAPAVFAEWPSDDPAAPTVLVYGHHDVQPAAREDGWSSEPFEPVVRDGRMYGRGAADDKGQVFFHTLGVRAHLAATGRTTPAVHLKLLVEGEEESGSPHFRALAEARADRLAADVVIVSDTGMWAEDTPTVCTGMRGLADCEIELYGPDQDIHSGSFGGAVPNPATVAARIVASLHDEDERVAVPGFYDGVAPLTDTERALFAALPFDEERWLRTAKSHGTLGEAGHSTLERIWARPTAEVNGIGGGYQGPGGKTIVPSSAHVKLSFRLVAGQDPDRIERAVRDWIEARVPDGVRHKITFGAATRPCLTPLDHPALRSLVRAMGRAFEQTVLFTREGGSGPAADLQDVLGAPVLFLGISVPSDGWHAPDEKVELDLLLKGVETTAYLWGDLAAALR; from the coding sequence ATGAGCGACACCCCGGACAGCGTCGTCCGTACGTACATCGAGTCCCACCGCGCCGCCTTCCTCGACGACCTGGCGGACTGGATCCGTATCCCGTCCGTGTCCGCCCAGCCCGACCACGCCCCCGACGTGCGCCGCAGCGCCGACTGGTTGGCCGCCAAACTCCGGGAGACGGGCTTCCCCGTCACCGAGATCTGGGAGACCCCCGGCGCGCCCGCCGTCTTCGCGGAGTGGCCCTCGGACGACCCCGCGGCCCCCACCGTCCTGGTCTACGGCCACCACGACGTGCAGCCCGCCGCCCGGGAGGACGGCTGGTCGAGCGAGCCCTTCGAGCCGGTCGTACGGGACGGCAGGATGTACGGACGCGGCGCCGCGGACGACAAGGGGCAGGTGTTCTTCCACACACTCGGCGTCCGCGCCCACCTCGCCGCCACCGGCCGTACCACCCCCGCCGTCCACCTCAAGCTGCTCGTCGAGGGCGAGGAGGAGTCCGGCTCCCCGCACTTCCGCGCGCTGGCCGAGGCCCGCGCGGACCGCCTCGCCGCCGACGTCGTGATCGTCTCCGACACCGGCATGTGGGCGGAGGACACCCCGACGGTCTGCACCGGCATGCGCGGCCTCGCGGACTGCGAGATCGAGCTGTACGGCCCCGACCAGGACATCCACTCCGGTTCCTTCGGCGGAGCCGTCCCCAACCCGGCCACCGTCGCCGCCCGTATCGTCGCGTCGCTGCACGACGAGGACGAGCGCGTCGCGGTCCCCGGCTTCTACGACGGCGTCGCCCCGCTCACCGACACCGAGCGCGCGCTGTTCGCCGCGCTGCCCTTCGACGAGGAGCGCTGGCTGCGTACGGCCAAGTCGCACGGCACCCTCGGCGAGGCCGGGCACTCCACGCTGGAGCGGATCTGGGCCCGCCCGACCGCCGAGGTCAACGGCATCGGCGGCGGCTACCAGGGCCCCGGCGGCAAGACGATCGTGCCGTCCTCCGCCCACGTGAAGCTCTCGTTCCGGCTGGTGGCGGGCCAGGACCCCGACCGGATCGAGCGGGCCGTACGGGACTGGATCGAGGCACGCGTCCCGGACGGCGTCCGGCACAAGATCACCTTCGGCGCCGCCACCCGCCCCTGCCTGACCCCGCTCGACCACCCCGCCCTCCGGTCGCTCGTCCGGGCGATGGGCCGCGCCTTCGAACAAACCGTCCTCTTCACCCGCGAAGGCGGCTCCGGACCGGCCGCCGACCTCCAGGACGTCCTCGGCGCACCCGTGCTCTTCCTGGGCATCTCCGTACCGTCCGACGGCTGGCACGCGCCCGACGAGAAGGTCGAACTGGACCTGCTGCTCAAGGGCGTGGAGACCACCGCCTACCTCTGGGGCGACCTTGCCGCCGCTCTCCGCTGA
- a CDS encoding UvrD-helicase domain-containing protein, translating into MSAHLDHPEQLKELLGIPFTPEQTACIIAPPAPQVIVAGAGSGKTTVMAARVVWLVGTGQVAPEQVLGLTFTNKAAGELAERVRKALVRAGVTDPDAIDPDHPPGEPRISTYHAFAGQLLTDHGLRIGLEPTARLLADATRFQLAARVLRDAPGPYPALTKSLPALVSDLLALDGELSEHLVRPGTLEAHDVALLRTLDGVRLSNAELRKIPEAATARRELLDLVRRYREAKSSRDLLDFGDQIALSAELAMTRPEVGRILREEFRVVLLDEYQDTSVAQRLLLSGLFGGGTGHAVTAVGDPCQAIYGWRGASVANLDDFPDHFPYEDGTPATRFSLSENRRSGGRLLDLANGLATPLRAMHEGVEALRPAPGAERDGMVRCALLPTHADEIAWLADSLAHLVRTGKEPGEVAVLCRTAGDFAEIQGALVAREVPVEVVGLSGLLHLPEVADLVAVCEVLQDPGANASLVRLLSGPRWRIGPRDLALLGRRARLLVHRSPGPDGEDSTDARLAAAVEGTDPAEVISLADALDTFLESAGAPDDGLPFSAAARVRFARLATELRDLRRSLADPLMDVLHRVLAVTGLEVELAASPHALAARRRETLNNFLDMAASFAALDGEAGLLAFLAFLRTAAQYEKGLDNALPGGENTVKVLTAHKAKGLEWDVVAVPGLVGGQFPNTRAREAWTAQAKVLPHPLRGDAPTLPEVTSWDAKGLAAFKDEMKAHQHTEELRLGYVTFTRPRSLLLGSGHWWGPTQKRTRGPSDFLHALYDHCVAGHGEIEAWADEPAGDEENPSLRAASAPQPWPLPLDADALARRRAAADTVLAHLDELRSGVAEEELPPEAADGMDGMDGLEEASFEDEPFGHEDFGDEPDDLEDTYAPPDADVDGAPAAMPQDDPLDWDDWPTDPEAAGPPGPVPPPPGPVSPRREEQAHARDGREPRPPHAPSVPAPRSAPPRLLPEEARTLASWDRDLDALARELRRSRAAVRDVPVPPSLSASELMRLAADPDGFAHELARPMPRPPQPAARRGTRFHAWVESRFEALPLPLLGPDELPGGDEDEPEIADERDLAALKAAFELTPYARRTPYRVEAPFQLTLAGRVIRGRIDAVYRTTDPETGADTYEILDWKTSRTRTADPLQLAVYRLAWAEQHGLPPDAVTAAFLYVRTGDVVRPDRLLSRAELEAILTGGDGGANIGADAGGDGPGDGDAGRTADRSTAGSG; encoded by the coding sequence GTGTCCGCACACCTCGACCACCCCGAGCAGCTCAAGGAGCTTCTCGGCATTCCGTTCACCCCGGAGCAGACGGCCTGCATCATCGCGCCGCCCGCCCCGCAGGTCATCGTGGCCGGGGCCGGGTCGGGGAAGACGACGGTCATGGCGGCCCGGGTGGTGTGGCTGGTGGGGACCGGGCAGGTCGCCCCCGAGCAGGTCCTTGGGCTCACGTTCACCAACAAGGCCGCGGGCGAGCTGGCCGAGCGCGTCCGCAAGGCGCTGGTGCGGGCCGGCGTCACCGACCCCGACGCCATCGACCCCGACCACCCCCCGGGCGAACCCCGCATCTCCACGTACCACGCCTTCGCCGGCCAGCTCCTCACCGACCACGGCCTGCGCATAGGCCTGGAGCCCACGGCCCGCCTCCTCGCGGACGCCACCCGCTTCCAGCTCGCCGCGCGCGTGCTGCGGGACGCGCCGGGGCCGTACCCCGCCCTGACCAAGTCCCTCCCGGCGCTGGTCAGCGATCTCCTCGCCCTCGACGGCGAGTTGTCCGAGCATCTCGTACGGCCCGGCACGCTCGAAGCGCACGACGTCGCGCTGCTGCGCACCCTCGACGGCGTCCGGCTCAGCAACGCCGAGCTGCGCAAGATCCCCGAGGCCGCCACCGCCCGCCGTGAACTGCTCGACCTGGTCCGGCGTTACCGGGAGGCGAAGAGCTCCCGCGACCTCCTCGACTTCGGCGACCAGATCGCCCTGTCCGCCGAGCTGGCGATGACCAGGCCCGAGGTCGGCCGGATCCTCCGGGAGGAGTTCCGCGTGGTCCTCCTCGACGAGTACCAGGACACGTCCGTCGCCCAGCGCCTCCTGCTGTCCGGCCTCTTCGGCGGTGGCACGGGCCACGCGGTGACCGCCGTCGGCGACCCCTGCCAGGCCATCTACGGCTGGCGCGGCGCCTCCGTCGCCAACCTGGACGACTTCCCCGACCACTTCCCGTACGAGGACGGCACCCCCGCCACCCGCTTCTCCCTCAGCGAGAACCGCCGCAGCGGCGGCCGGCTCCTCGACCTGGCCAACGGCCTCGCCACGCCCCTGCGCGCGATGCACGAGGGCGTCGAGGCGCTGCGCCCCGCGCCGGGCGCCGAGCGCGACGGCATGGTGCGCTGCGCCCTCCTGCCCACCCACGCCGACGAGATCGCCTGGCTCGCCGACTCCCTCGCACACCTGGTGCGTACGGGCAAGGAACCGGGCGAGGTGGCCGTCCTGTGCCGTACGGCGGGCGACTTCGCCGAGATCCAGGGCGCGCTGGTGGCCCGAGAGGTGCCGGTCGAGGTGGTGGGGCTCTCCGGGCTGCTGCACCTCCCGGAGGTCGCCGACCTCGTCGCGGTCTGCGAGGTGCTCCAGGACCCGGGGGCGAACGCGTCGCTGGTACGGCTCCTCAGCGGGCCGCGCTGGCGCATCGGCCCGCGTGACCTGGCGCTGCTGGGGCGGCGGGCGCGGCTGTTGGTGCACCGGAGTCCCGGTCCCGACGGGGAGGACTCCACGGACGCGCGGCTGGCGGCGGCCGTGGAGGGCACCGACCCGGCGGAGGTGATCTCCCTCGCGGACGCCCTGGACACGTTCCTGGAGTCGGCCGGCGCCCCCGACGACGGCCTGCCGTTCTCCGCCGCCGCCCGGGTCCGCTTCGCGCGGCTGGCCACCGAGCTGCGCGACCTGCGCCGCTCGCTGGCCGACCCGCTGATGGACGTCCTGCACCGGGTCCTCGCCGTGACGGGCCTGGAGGTCGAACTGGCCGCCTCGCCGCACGCGCTGGCCGCCCGCCGCCGGGAGACGCTGAACAACTTCCTGGACATGGCGGCCTCGTTCGCCGCGCTCGACGGGGAGGCCGGCCTGCTGGCGTTCCTCGCCTTCCTACGGACGGCGGCGCAGTACGAAAAGGGGCTGGACAACGCGCTGCCGGGCGGCGAGAACACGGTGAAGGTGCTCACCGCGCACAAGGCCAAGGGCCTGGAATGGGACGTGGTCGCAGTCCCCGGGCTGGTCGGCGGCCAGTTCCCCAACACCCGGGCCCGCGAGGCGTGGACGGCCCAGGCGAAGGTCCTCCCGCACCCGCTGCGCGGCGACGCGCCCACGCTGCCGGAGGTCACCTCCTGGGACGCGAAGGGCCTCGCCGCGTTCAAGGACGAGATGAAGGCGCACCAGCACACGGAGGAACTGCGCCTCGGGTACGTCACCTTCACCCGCCCGCGCTCGCTGCTGCTCGGGTCGGGCCACTGGTGGGGCCCGACCCAGAAGCGCACGCGCGGTCCGTCGGACTTCCTGCACGCGCTGTACGACCACTGCGTGGCCGGCCACGGCGAGATCGAGGCGTGGGCGGACGAACCGGCCGGGGACGAGGAGAACCCGTCCCTGCGGGCCGCGTCGGCGCCCCAGCCCTGGCCCCTTCCGCTGGACGCCGACGCCCTGGCGCGCCGCCGCGCGGCCGCGGACACGGTGCTGGCGCACCTGGACGAGCTGCGCTCGGGCGTGGCGGAGGAGGAGTTGCCGCCGGAGGCCGCGGACGGCATGGACGGGATGGATGGGCTGGAGGAGGCCTCCTTCGAGGACGAGCCTTTCGGCCACGAGGACTTCGGGGACGAGCCGGACGACCTGGAGGACACGTACGCGCCGCCGGACGCCGATGTCGACGGCGCTCCGGCCGCCATGCCCCAGGACGACCCCCTGGACTGGGACGACTGGCCCACGGACCCCGAGGCCGCCGGGCCGCCGGGACCCGTACCGCCGCCCCCCGGGCCCGTATCCCCCCGGCGCGAAGAACAGGCGCACGCGCGTGACGGACGCGAGCCCCGGCCCCCGCACGCCCCCTCCGTCCCCGCCCCCCGCTCGGCCCCCCCGCGGCTCCTGCCCGAGGAGGCCAGGACCCTCGCCTCCTGGGACCGGGACCTCGACGCGCTCGCCCGCGAGCTGCGCCGCTCACGGGCCGCCGTCCGCGACGTCCCCGTACCCCCCTCGCTCTCCGCCTCCGAGCTGATGCGCCTCGCCGCCGACCCGGACGGGTTCGCCCACGAGCTGGCCCGCCCCATGCCCCGGCCCCCGCAGCCCGCCGCCCGGCGGGGCACCCGGTTCCACGCCTGGGTCGAGTCGCGCTTCGAGGCGCTCCCGCTGCCCCTGCTCGGCCCCGACGAGCTGCCTGGCGGCGACGAGGACGAGCCGGAGATCGCCGACGAACGCGACCTGGCCGCGCTCAAGGCCGCGTTCGAGCTGACCCCGTACGCGCGCCGTACGCCGTACCGGGTGGAGGCGCCGTTCCAGCTCACCCTGGCGGGCCGGGTGATCCGCGGCCGGATCGACGCCGTCTACCGCACCACCGACCCGGAGACCGGCGCGGACACGTACGAGATCCTCGACTGGAAGACCAGCCGTACCCGCACCGCCGACCCGCTCCAGCTCGCCGTCTACCGCCTCGCCTGGGCCGAGCAGCACGGCCTCCCGCCGGACGCCGTGACGGCCGCGTTCCTGTACGTGCGCACCGGAGACGTCGTCCGCCCCGACCGGCTCCTCTCCCGCGCCGAGCTGGAGGCGATCCTCACCGGCGGGGACGGCGGCGCGAACATCGGCGCGGATGCGGGCGGGGACGGGCCGGGGGACGGGGACGCAGGACGGACGGCAGACCGGTCGACCGCCGGATCCGGTTAG
- a CDS encoding UvrD-helicase domain-containing protein: protein MSSSSTSTGRTPHRRARQRTPGAYRLVRTAPAPVDLPVLDAAQRAVVDHAGGPLLVLAGPGTGKTTTLVESVAARVERGADPERMLVLTFSRKAAVELRDRTAVRLGGVRGPQATTFHSFCYALIRAHQEAELFTEPLRLLSGPEQDVAVRDLLAGQLDLEREGRAHIRWPDELRACLTTRGFADEVRAVLARSRELGLGPDALEAFARRTGRPDWSAAASFLAEYLDVLDMQGVIDYAELVHRAVLLASRPEVAEQLAGRYDVVFVDEYQDTDPAQVRLLEALAGQGRSLVAFGDPDQSIYAFRGADVNGILDFPDAFPGRDGRPARVEVLTTSRRSGAKLLQATRLLTRRMPLPRLPAEKTRAHRELAAVREGGHVETYTYPTASTELENIADILRRAHLEDGVPWSDMAVLVRAGGRTIPSIRRALTSAGVPLDVDGDDVPLRHEPAVSPLLTALRAVAQAATHPPAPSLLTTLPAPGTAASAPGMVAPSEAEASAPHGGRRGGPAEPGGVRPAAGADSAAAASLEGAADEAADLGRVRPVAGADGAVAAEGSASLEDARDGAAERTRTRAALRSDPAAATEAPAALEGAGDGVVGPGPVPSVDGTDFVPASGVPGVAPSGDGVLVDAPAGTGTVRTDASGGPEVSGARDGLGRAEGEGPDGHGGGLGRAGAEGPEGPGDGLGHAGGDGRDGRGGGLESADGEGPGGPGGGEAAGGGVPRPGDGDAGWLGVETALALLASPLGGMDTADLRRLGRALRDEERAAGNRLPPSSDTLLALALAQPERLVAHDPAYARGAQRLGALLRKARELLEGGGTAEEALWELWDGTPWPGRLERAALRGGAAGRNADRDLDAVCALFDAAARAEERTGGRGALNFLEELDAQDIAADTLGRRAVRPDAVRLMTAHRSKGLEWRLVVVAGVQEGLWPDLRRRGSLLEADRIGRDGLAEPLSPGALLTEERRLFYVAATRARERLVVTAVKAPADDGDQPSRFLAELGVEPRDVTGRPRRPLAVAPLVAELRATTVDPDATPALRDAAARRLARLAALTDDEGHALVPAAHPHSWWGLYEPTRSAVPLRDRDNPVALSGSTLDQLENTCALQWFLGREVKADAPATAAQGFGNVVHVLADEVASGRTPADLAVLMERLDSVWDGLAFDAPWKSAQEKEHARVALERFLRWHVTDRGGRTATATEHGFDVTLEAGPYEVRIRGSMDRVERDAEGRAYVVDFKTGKAAPTKDEVAHHPQLAVYQLAVREGALDEVFDGHRPEAGGAELVQLRQAAPKKEGGEDFPKVQAQEPLAGEWVGDLLASAAGRVLDERFTPATGQHCAHCTFRASCSARPEGRHIVE from the coding sequence GTGAGTTCCTCCTCCACCTCCACCGGGCGTACCCCGCACCGCCGGGCACGGCAGCGGACTCCTGGCGCGTACCGACTGGTCCGTACCGCACCCGCTCCGGTGGACCTCCCTGTGCTGGACGCGGCGCAGCGCGCGGTGGTTGACCACGCGGGCGGACCGCTGCTGGTCCTGGCGGGTCCCGGCACCGGCAAGACCACGACGCTCGTCGAGTCGGTGGCGGCGCGGGTCGAGCGGGGCGCGGACCCGGAACGGATGCTGGTGCTCACGTTCAGCCGGAAGGCGGCGGTGGAGCTGCGCGACCGTACGGCGGTCCGGCTCGGCGGGGTGCGCGGGCCGCAGGCGACCACGTTCCACTCCTTCTGTTACGCCCTGATCCGCGCCCACCAGGAGGCGGAGCTGTTCACGGAACCGCTGCGGCTGCTGTCGGGGCCCGAGCAGGACGTGGCGGTACGGGACCTGCTGGCGGGTCAGCTCGACCTGGAGCGGGAGGGGCGGGCGCACATCCGGTGGCCCGACGAGCTGCGGGCGTGCCTGACCACCCGCGGCTTCGCCGACGAGGTACGGGCGGTGCTGGCCCGCAGCCGTGAACTGGGCCTGGGTCCAGACGCGCTGGAGGCGTTCGCCCGCCGTACCGGCCGGCCGGACTGGTCGGCGGCGGCGTCCTTCCTCGCCGAGTACCTGGACGTCCTGGACATGCAGGGGGTCATCGACTACGCGGAACTGGTCCACCGGGCCGTGCTGCTGGCCTCCCGTCCCGAGGTGGCGGAGCAGCTGGCCGGGCGGTACGACGTGGTGTTCGTGGACGAGTACCAGGACACCGACCCGGCGCAGGTGCGGCTGTTGGAGGCGCTGGCCGGGCAGGGGCGGTCGCTGGTCGCGTTCGGCGATCCGGACCAGTCGATCTACGCGTTCCGCGGGGCGGACGTGAACGGCATCCTCGACTTCCCGGACGCGTTCCCCGGCCGGGACGGGCGGCCGGCGCGGGTGGAGGTCCTGACGACGTCCCGCCGTTCCGGCGCGAAGCTGCTGCAGGCGACGCGGCTGCTGACGCGCCGGATGCCGCTGCCCCGGCTCCCGGCCGAGAAGACGCGGGCGCACCGCGAGCTGGCGGCGGTACGGGAGGGCGGCCATGTGGAGACGTACACGTACCCGACGGCTTCCACGGAGCTGGAGAACATCGCCGACATCCTGCGCCGCGCGCACCTGGAGGACGGCGTCCCCTGGTCGGACATGGCGGTCCTGGTCCGCGCGGGAGGCCGCACGATCCCGTCGATCCGCCGCGCCTTGACCTCGGCGGGCGTCCCCCTGGACGTGGACGGCGACGATGTCCCCCTACGCCACGAGCCGGCGGTGTCCCCCCTCCTGACGGCCCTGAGAGCAGTCGCCCAGGCGGCAACGCACCCCCCGGCACCGAGCCTGCTGACGACGCTCCCGGCACCGGGGACGGCGGCGTCCGCGCCGGGGATGGTGGCGCCGTCCGAGGCGGAGGCGTCCGCGCCGCACGGGGGCAGGCGTGGCGGACCGGCGGAGCCGGGCGGGGTACGGCCTGCGGCGGGGGCGGACTCGGCGGCGGCCGCGTCCTTGGAGGGTGCTGCGGACGAGGCGGCTGATCTTGGGCGGGTACGGCCCGTGGCCGGGGCGGACGGTGCGGTGGCGGCCGAGGGGTCCGCGTCCTTGGAGGATGCGCGGGACGGGGCGGCCGAACGTACCCGGACACGGGCGGCGTTGAGGTCGGATCCTGCGGCGGCGACCGAGGCGCCCGCGGCCCTGGAGGGTGCGGGGGACGGGGTCGTTGGCCCTGGGCCGGTGCCGTCCGTGGACGGGACCGACTTCGTGCCTGCCTCCGGTGTGCCTGGTGTCGCGCCGTCCGGCGACGGTGTGCTGGTGGACGCGCCGGCCGGTACGGGGACGGTCCGTACGGACGCGTCGGGCGGGCCCGAGGTGTCCGGGGCGCGGGACGGCCTCGGACGTGCGGAGGGCGAGGGCCCGGACGGACATGGGGGCGGCCTCGGGCGTGCGGGCGCCGAGGGCCCCGAAGGACCAGGGGACGGCCTTGGACATGCGGGCGGCGATGGCCGCGACGGACGCGGGGGCGGCCTGGAAAGCGCCGACGGTGAGGGCCCCGGTGGACCTGGGGGCGGCGAGGCTGCCGGGGGTGGAGTTCCTCGCCCCGGGGACGGGGACGCGGGGTGGCTCGGGGTTGAGACCGCGCTCGCGCTGCTCGCTTCGCCCCTCGGGGGCATGGATACCGCTGATCTGCGCCGGCTCGGGCGGGCGTTGCGGGACGAGGAGCGTGCCGCCGGCAACCGCCTGCCGCCGTCCTCCGACACGCTCCTCGCCCTCGCGCTCGCGCAGCCCGAACGGCTCGTGGCGCACGACCCGGCGTACGCCAGGGGCGCCCAGCGCCTCGGTGCGCTCCTGCGCAAGGCGCGTGAGCTGCTCGAAGGCGGCGGCACCGCCGAGGAGGCCCTCTGGGAGTTGTGGGACGGCACCCCCTGGCCCGGACGGCTGGAGCGGGCCGCCCTGCGCGGCGGCGCGGCCGGCCGCAACGCCGACCGCGACCTCGACGCCGTCTGCGCCCTCTTCGACGCCGCCGCGCGCGCCGAGGAACGCACGGGCGGCCGGGGCGCGCTCAACTTCCTCGAAGAGCTGGACGCCCAGGACATCGCCGCCGACACCCTCGGCCGCCGCGCCGTCCGCCCCGACGCCGTACGGCTGATGACGGCCCACCGTTCCAAGGGCCTGGAGTGGCGGCTCGTCGTCGTCGCGGGCGTGCAGGAGGGCCTGTGGCCCGATCTGCGGCGCCGCGGCTCCCTCCTGGAGGCGGACAGGATCGGCCGCGACGGACTCGCGGAACCGCTCAGTCCCGGCGCGCTTCTTACCGAGGAGCGCCGCCTGTTCTACGTGGCCGCCACCCGCGCCCGCGAACGCCTCGTCGTCACCGCCGTCAAGGCGCCCGCCGACGACGGCGACCAGCCCTCCCGCTTCCTCGCCGAACTGGGCGTCGAACCCCGGGACGTCACCGGCCGCCCCCGCCGCCCCCTCGCCGTCGCCCCGCTCGTCGCCGAGCTGCGCGCCACCACCGTCGACCCGGACGCGACCCCCGCCCTGCGCGACGCGGCCGCCCGCCGGCTCGCCCGGCTCGCCGCGCTGACCGACGACGAGGGCCACGCCCTCGTCCCGGCCGCGCACCCGCACAGCTGGTGGGGCCTGTACGAGCCGACGCGCAGCGCGGTCCCGCTGCGCGACAGGGACAACCCCGTGGCGCTCTCCGGCAGCACGCTCGACCAGCTGGAGAACACCTGCGCCCTCCAGTGGTTCCTGGGCCGCGAGGTGAAGGCGGACGCGCCCGCCACCGCCGCCCAGGGCTTCGGCAACGTCGTGCACGTCCTGGCCGACGAGGTGGCCTCCGGCCGTACCCCCGCGGATCTCGCCGTCCTCATGGAGCGACTCGATTCCGTGTGGGACGGACTCGCCTTCGACGCCCCCTGGAAGTCCGCGCAGGAGAAAGAGCACGCGCGCGTGGCGCTCGAACGCTTCCTGCGCTGGCACGTGACGGACCGGGGCGGGCGTACCGCCACCGCCACCGAGCACGGCTTCGACGTCACCCTGGAGGCGGGCCCGTACGAGGTACGCATCAGGGGATCCATGGACCGCGTCGAGCGGGACGCCGAAGGACGCGCGTACGTCGTCGACTTCAAGACCGGCAAGGCCGCCCCCACCAAGGACGAGGTGGCCCACCACCCGCAGCTCGCGGTCTACCAGCTCGCCGTCCGGGAAGGCGCCCTGGACGAGGTCTTCGACGGCCACCGCCCCGAGGCGGGCGGCGCCGAACTCGTCCAACTGCGCCAGGCCGCGCCCAAGAAGGAAGGCGGCGAGGACTTCCCCAAGGTCCAGGCGCAGGAGCCGCTCGCGGGCGAGTGGGTCGGCGACCTCCTGGCCTCCGCGGCCGGCCGCGTCCTGGACGAACGCTTCACCCCGGCCACCGGCCAACACTGCGCGCACTGCACGTTCCGCGCCTCATGCAGCGCCCGCCCAGAGGGCCGCCACATCGTGGAGTAG
- a CDS encoding MGMT family protein has translation MRHEERDKPDTPVSGRREEPGELPPYAERVLEVVELVPPGRVMTYGDVAEWLGEGGPRQVGRVLALYGGAVPWWRVVRADGVLLAGHELRALDHYREEGTPLREAARDADGHLPRLDLRRARWDGGAADADTGDGAHT, from the coding sequence ATGAGGCACGAGGAGCGGGACAAGCCGGACACGCCGGTGTCCGGGAGGCGGGAGGAGCCGGGAGAGCTGCCCCCGTACGCGGAGCGGGTGCTGGAGGTCGTCGAGCTGGTGCCGCCCGGCCGGGTGATGACGTACGGCGATGTCGCGGAGTGGCTCGGCGAGGGCGGCCCGCGCCAGGTCGGCCGGGTGCTGGCGCTGTACGGCGGAGCCGTGCCGTGGTGGCGTGTCGTCCGCGCGGACGGGGTGCTGCTGGCGGGTCACGAACTGCGCGCCCTCGACCACTACCGCGAGGAAGGCACCCCGCTGCGCGAGGCCGCGCGCGACGCCGACGGCCATCTGCCGCGCCTCGACCTGAGGCGGGCCCGATGGGACGGCGGGGCTGCTGACGCGGACACCGGCGACGGAGCTCATACATGA